A single genomic interval of Lactococcus sp. S-13 harbors:
- a CDS encoding MDR family MFS transporter yields MKDFFGLNRTIKIRLIMNFLGSLCFSTVGGSMTIYYNKYMGAGITGMLLIVSSVMVFLIGLYAGHLTDIQGRKPVMVFSTAVTSVGAALATFANSSFYFNPWVTFFGFLIVNFGFGFFNTASQAMIVDLTTSENRRVVYSIQYWIINFAIMIGSGLSGWFFRDHLVWLLLVITLEEILSCLVVIFWIDESFDPKAEHRKPETNIIKAYFTVAKDKVFMYYLFASVFIAMIFSQIDYYLPVHLSDSFRTTRLLGIEIYGQRMLTVFLMVNTLIIVLFMGRVNRWTKNWSRSHGIFWGVLLEGLGFIIAFLGRDLTWEIIAVIIASIGEMILVPVSQALRADLMEGDQVGTYTGAFSVTQPIASVLSGILVSLSGLYGNVGMAIFMFLIIVLSVFPSLRAIRMHEKV; encoded by the coding sequence ATGAAAGATTTTTTTGGACTAAATCGAACGATTAAGATTCGATTGATTATGAACTTTTTGGGCTCTCTGTGCTTTAGTACGGTAGGGGGTTCGATGACGATTTATTATAATAAATATATGGGAGCGGGCATCACGGGGATGCTTTTGATTGTCAGCTCGGTCATGGTTTTTTTGATTGGGCTTTATGCGGGTCATCTGACGGATATTCAGGGGCGTAAACCGGTTATGGTTTTTTCTACTGCAGTGACGAGTGTTGGGGCAGCTCTCGCGACTTTTGCCAACTCAAGTTTTTATTTTAATCCTTGGGTGACCTTCTTTGGATTTTTGATTGTCAACTTTGGTTTTGGTTTTTTTAATACGGCGAGTCAGGCGATGATTGTTGATTTGACGACGAGCGAGAATCGGCGGGTTGTTTATAGTATTCAATACTGGATCATCAATTTTGCGATTATGATTGGTTCGGGGCTATCGGGCTGGTTTTTCCGAGATCATTTGGTTTGGCTTTTACTTGTGATTACGCTTGAGGAAATTCTGAGTTGTTTGGTGGTTATTTTTTGGATTGATGAATCTTTTGATCCTAAGGCAGAGCATCGTAAGCCGGAAACGAATATTATCAAGGCTTATTTTACGGTGGCTAAGGATAAAGTTTTCATGTATTATCTTTTTGCTTCGGTTTTCATTGCGATGATTTTTAGTCAGATTGATTACTATTTGCCGGTGCATTTGAGTGATAGTTTTCGCACGACTCGACTTTTGGGCATTGAAATCTACGGGCAGCGGATGTTGACGGTATTTTTGATGGTCAATACCCTGATTATTGTTTTATTTATGGGGCGTGTCAATCGCTGGACGAAAAATTGGTCACGAAGTCATGGAATTTTCTGGGGTGTTTTGCTGGAGGGGCTAGGTTTTATCATTGCCTTTCTGGGGCGGGATTTGACGTGGGAAATTATCGCGGTGATTATCGCTTCCATTGGGGAGATGATTTTAGTTCCTGTCTCACAAGCTTTGCGGGCGGATTTGATGGAAGGCGATCAAGTGGGAACTTACACGGGGGCCTTTTCGGTGACACAGCCGATTGCCTCAGTCTTGTCGGGGATTTTGGTTTCTCTATCGGGTCTTTATGGCAATGTCGGCATGGCAATTTTTATGTTTCTCATCATTGTTTTGAGTGTTTTTCCATCCTTGCGGGCGATTCGGATGCACGAAAAAGTTTAG